The segment CATGTTGATCCCGATCCTGTAGAGGCCTGTTCACCGCTGGATAAGAACAGAATTGCCTTATCAGTAAATGGGTTTGGAAAAATTTCAATATTTTCTTTCACTGAAACAGAATTTTCTGAAATAGCAGTTGTTGTAACAAAAAGCCCGGTTGTATCTGTAACATACAATAAAACCATGATCATCATCTCATCTACGGAAGTAAAACCCCAGGTCACAGGACTGTTTGGCCCGGTATTGATATAAGAAGCTTCCTGAATAAGTCCTTCATTTTTAGGAACCAATAAAAACGGATAATCATAGTTTCTTGAAGGAGGACGGTCGTAATCATAACTTTTTAAGGTATCATTAGGATCTCCATTCTTATGAGAAGCATCAAAATATTGCACCCCTTTTGTTCCGTCAGTATTTCTTTTATAAATATCAAAATCAACTCCCCATTGATGGGTATGCGAAGTCATCCCCCAAACAAAAATATCATTAAGTCCATCATTTTGTGGGATAAAAGAATCTTCAAATGTATAAGTATTACCATCGTTCCATATCACTAACCCGATAGGAAAAGCGCCCAGGACCAAGTCAGTATGCATTATTTGCTTAGCTGTACCTTTGGTTTGGGTATAGATATTTATATAAACTTCCGCTTTCATCACCGATGGGGTTTGATTGATATGATGAGAATTTAAGTCGAGCAAAGCCGCTTGCGGCCATACAAAGGCAGTATTCGCGGGCAAGAAAACGCTATTAGTAAATTGGGCTCCGGTAACAAACGCAACAGGATCTGTAGTATGCCCTGGTCTTAGTCCCTCGGGTGTTCCGGAAGCATCATTTTCTATACGATAAAGTATAAAGTGATGAGAGTAATCATCACCCATAATCACATCAGTACGGTAGATCTCAATCGTATCGGCAAGATGCGGGTCAATCTTAAGAAAGTATTCAAGTTCACCAAAAGGCGCTATGAAGTAAGGCCCAAAGTGAATCTGAAAACCCTCAGAAGGAGCGGGCGCTGCTGGTGGAATAGGTACAGAAGCTAATCCGTTACCGTTGTAATAATCATTGATAAGTGCAGTATCTGCCACTACCCCGGTTTCTGGTGCACCCCAAAGGATCCATTGCCGGATCAGTTCTTTATTTTCATTGCTTAATATTGCTACGTTAACACCTTCACCAGGATCTAATACAATATCTGCATCTAATCCATTATTGATTTTCCTGAACAGGAAGCTGTAGTGTGGATGGCCCGGATCAATACGTGTATATCCTTTAGATTGAGCAAAAGTGTTGGCAGTCGGCTGATCAAAAATACTAGTGTATGCATTAGCCATTGTCGTAGTTGCAAAATCCACGCTGTCTATGGTACCAATACTCTGAAAAATAGTGTAAACTTCCTGCCACGTACTCTGACCAAGGGCATGTTTTGAGTGCAGCGAAGAAACTGAAAAAGAAAATAGCGTGAATATTATTAAATACTCCATACGCTGTAAATACTTAAATTTTTTCATGATCTTATTTTTGAGTCCACTCTAAAAAGTGTTTTTGGTTCTCGCAAAGGCGCAAAGGGCGCAAAGTTATACACTTAACTAATTGATATTCAATCCTTTGCGAACTTTGCGTCTTTGCGAGAAACTATTTCTTTTCAATTTTTTACTTTTTAGAGTGGACTCATTTTTTAGTTAATATTAAAAACACATACATATAAATACATATGCAAATATAGTTATTTTTTCCATATTCAAATAATTTTTTATTTTTTTTAAAAAATTAATTAAGTTTGAGCCCACTCCAAAAAGCATGCACTGAACGAAGTGAACGTGTCAATTTTCGCCACAAAAGCACAAAAACACAAAATCCCACAAAAGTTATTTGATTGGTTTTTCCCGAGTACTCGGGATGGGATTTAGTGCTTTGGTGTTTTAGTGGCATTTTTTCTTTTTTAACTTTTTAGAGTGGACTCAAGTTTTTATCTAAAAGAATTGGCTATATTTGCCCCAACAATAACGAACTCTGGTTTTTAAAAATAAATTTGGTTGGCATAGATAATTTTAGATAGAAGTAATTTAACAATGAAAACGAACGGTTTAAATATTTTTCCTAATAAACAAGATGAGCTATATACGCTGATCACAGGTGCCAGCGCAGGTATTGGCAAAGCAATGGCAAAAGAATGTGCTGAACGAAAAATGAACCTGCTGCTTGTTGCATTGCCAGGCCCGGAATTAGCAGAATACGCAGCGCACTTAGAATTGACGTATAATATCAAAGTATTCTATTTTCCCATCGATCTTAGCCATAAAAATGCGGCACAGCAACTGCATGAGTGGTGCGTAAGCAAAAGATTGTCCGTTAATGTGCTTATAAATAATGCCGGTGTAGGCCATGTTGGTTCATTTGAGGGATCCACAGTTGACTTTTATCAAAATATGATGCAATTAAATATGCAGACATTGGTTACACTCACACAACTATTTATTCCCGAACTAAAAAAACATTCCA is part of the Cytophagales bacterium genome and harbors:
- a CDS encoding T9SS type A sorting domain-containing protein — protein: MKKFKYLQRMEYLIIFTLFSFSVSSLHSKHALGQSTWQEVYTIFQSIGTIDSVDFATTTMANAYTSIFDQPTANTFAQSKGYTRIDPGHPHYSFLFRKINNGLDADIVLDPGEGVNVAILSNENKELIRQWILWGAPETGVVADTALINDYYNGNGLASVPIPPAAPAPSEGFQIHFGPYFIAPFGELEYFLKIDPHLADTIEIYRTDVIMGDDYSHHFILYRIENDASGTPEGLRPGHTTDPVAFVTGAQFTNSVFLPANTAFVWPQAALLDLNSHHINQTPSVMKAEVYINIYTQTKGTAKQIMHTDLVLGAFPIGLVIWNDGNTYTFEDSFIPQNDGLNDIFVWGMTSHTHQWGVDFDIYKRNTDGTKGVQYFDASHKNGDPNDTLKSYDYDRPPSRNYDYPFLLVPKNEGLIQEASYINTGPNSPVTWGFTSVDEMMIMVLLYVTDTTGLFVTTTAISENSVSVKENIEIFPNPFTDKAILFLSSGEQASTGSGSTCPFTTFTLYDVLGTKVKQIYDINSQPLIIERNDLSSGVYFYQVSGKNEVIGRGKLIIY